The Desulfonispora thiosulfatigenes DSM 11270 genome segment AGAACAATTAGGTCAAGCTATTGAAGGACTAAGGGCACTTGGATTTATTGGTGTTAATGTTACTATTCCCCACAAAGAAAATATTATGCAGTATTTAAAAGAAGTTAGTAAAGAAGCAGAATTAATGGGAGCAGTTAATACTATTGTTTTAACAAAAGGTGGATATATCGGGGAAAATACCGATGGCAAAGGTTTTTTAAAGTCCTTAAAAGAAGAAGGATTTGATCCGAAAAATAAAAAGGTAATCGTTTTAGGAGCGGGAGGAGCAGCAAGGGCAGTAGCTGTAAGCCTTGCCTTAGAAGGAGTAGACCAGGTTTGCATCATAAATCGTACTAGAGAAAAAGGCGAAAAAATAGCCCAAATTATAACGGAAAAAATAGGGGTAAATTGTACCGTGCATAATTATGACGATAAGTTAGATAATATATTTAAACAAGCAAATTTAATCGTTAATACTACTTCCTTAGGAATGCATCCAGATGTGGATAAAATGCCTCCTCTTAATCCAACCTTATTTTCTAGTAACCATTTAGTAGTTGATTTGATTTATAATCCTGAAGAAACAAAACTTTTAAAATTGGCAAAACAGCAAAATGCTAAAACGCTAAATGGTTTAGGGATGCTAATTTATCAAGGTGAATACGCTTTTAAAATGTGGATACCTGAAGAAGAGGTCGATTTTAAGAAAATATTAGACATTTAAGAAAACTTAAGATATTTAAAAATATTAGATATCTAAGTAAATATAAGATATTTAAGCAAATTTAAGATATTTTATTATATAAAGCTAATTAGTGGCGAACTTATTATACCCTGGCGGTAAAGATTTTCTGCAATTGCTTGAGCTCTTTCTTTTCATTTTTGAGCCTTTTAGCGTAGATAATATAATAATCTTTAAAGTATTAAATGGAGGTGATTTTGTGCTCAGATATTTAACAAGTGGGGAGTCGCACGGTAAGGCGTTGGTCGCTATTGTGGAAGGATTTCCGGCTGGTTTTGAGATAAGTGAAGAATACATAAATAAACAATTAAAGAAACGTCAAGGTGGCCATGGCAGGGGCGGACGTATGGCTATTGAAACTGATAAAGTACAAATAATTGCAGGTGTTCGTGATGGAAAATCTATGGGTAGTCCGATTACCCTTATGATTGAAAATAAAGACTGGGAAAACTGGCAAAATATTATGCAAGCAGCTAAGGGCGCTCATATTGAGGAAAGAAAGGTGACTAAGCCTCGCCCAGGGCACGCTGATTTAACAGGAACAATTAAATATAATCATAAAGATGTGCGTAATGTTTTAGAAAGAGCAAGTGCAAGAGAAACCGCTATCAGAGTAGCAGTGGGAGCTCTTGCTGAATGTATTTTACAGCATTTTGAGATTGATGTTTTTGGGCACGTTGTGAAAATTGCGACAGTAGATGCAAAGGTTAATTATGAAAATTTAAACGAAGAATTATATAATACACCTCTTTATTGTACGGATGAAGTGGCTACTGGTGAAATGATTAAGATTATTGATGAAGCGAAGAATAATGGCGACTCCTTAGGGGGAATAGTAGAAGTAGTAGCAAAAAATGTCCCTAAGGGTTTAGGCAGTTATGTGCATTGGGATCGTAAATTAGATGCGCGTCTTGCTTATGCTGTTATGAGTATTCAGGCAATTAAGGCGGTTGAACTAGGTGCAGGTTTTAACAGTGCCAATTTAAGTGGTTCTGAGCTTCATGATGAAATTTATTTTTCCGGTGAAAAAGGTTTTTATCATGAAACTAATAATTCTGGGGGCATTGAAGGTGGGATGAGTAATGGAGAGCCGATCATTCTACGGGCAGCAATGAAGCCAATTCCTACTTTATATAAGCCACTTAAAAGCGTTGATTATTTTACCAAGGAACAATACGAAGCATCAGTAGAAAGATCAGATAGCTGTGCTGTTTCTGCTGCGGCTATTGTGGCGCAAAGTGTAGTTTCACTGGAAATAGCTAATAGCTTTTTAGAAAAATTTGCAGGTGATAATTTGCAAGAAATAGAGGGTAATTATGAGAACTATGTAAATTATTTAGCTGAAATTAACGAAGTAAGTAGGTGAGATATGTGGAGCAAATAAAGGTTGATTTACAGGAACGAAGTTATCCTATTTATCTAGGGGAAAACATTATTCCTAAACTGGCTAGAGATTTAGCTACTAAATATGAAGGTCGTCAAATCATTATTGTTAGTAATGATGAAATTTTCACCTATTATGGTAAGGAATTATTAGATGAGCTTACTTCGTGCGATATTATTACAGAAATTATTCCTACAGGAGAAGAATATAAAACTTTTCATATGGCGGAGCAAATATTAAGTAAAATGATTAGAGCGCGTTTTAATCGCGACGCTTTATTAATCGCTTTAGGTGGAGGCGTAGTTGGTGATTTAGCGGGTTTTGTGGCAAGTATTTATCAAAGAGGAATAGATTTTATTCAAATACCAACTACTCTCTTAGCAACTGTAGATAGTAGTGTCGGGGGAAAGGTTGCCGTAAATCATACCCTTGGAAAAAATTTAATAGGATCTTTTTATCAACCTAAAGAAGTCTGGATTGATGTGAAGGTTTTACATACATTACCGGAACGAGAATGGAAGGCTGGTTTAGCTGAGGTAATTAAATATGGTGTGATTTGGGATAAAGAATTATATGAATTTTTAGAAGAAAATTCTACAGATTTAACTAAGGATAATTTAAATTTAGCTCAAAAAATAATTAGTAGATCATGCAGGATAAAGGCTGAAGTGGTAAGTAAAGATGAACGCGAAGAAAATTTACGGGCAATTTTGAATTTTGGACATACATTTGGTCATGCCTTAGAAAGTGCTACCGGGTATAATTATTACCGTCATGGGGAAGCAGTAGCGATTGGGATGGTTATGGCAGGAAAGCTTGCCCTAGAGATTGGTATGTGGAATATAAATGAATATCAAAAACTTAAAAATTTATTGGTTAAGGTAGGTCTGCCTATTGATTTTCCTTCAGAAATATCACGCGAACAAATTTATACTAATTTATTTTTAGATAAGAAAATAAAGGATAAAAAATTGATTTTTATTTTACCACAGAGTCTAGGACAGGTTGAAATCGTAAAAAATGTAAATATAGAAATAGTCAAAGAGTTAATCCAGAAATTTAGGGCGTAAATAAACTTATAGTTAAAAGTTTAACTTTTAATAACTGAGTAATCATGGGTTTAAGATGGAAAATAAGTGTATGAGGAGGGATTAGTTAGATGAGTGTTAAATCAATACGTGGAGCGATTGATATTTCGGAAAATACCAGCAAAGCAATTTTAGAAGCAACGAAAAAATTACTGCTGGAAATCAAAGAAAAAACAATTTAGATAAAGAGGCTATTATCAATATTTTGTTTACCGTTACTCCTGATTTAAATGCTGCTTTCCCGGCTAAGGCAGCCAGAGAATTAGGCTGGACAAATGTTCCCTTAATGTGCGCGCAGGAGATTGATGTACCAGGAGCGATTCCCTTTTGTATTAGAGTTATGCTTTTAGTTAATTTAGCGCAGGATCAACAGGCCAATCATATTTATTTAGGCAAAACAACGGTCTTAAGAGAAGATATTAAAGATTAAAATAAAATCAACTGAATAGATCTTAAAATTTCCCTTCGGGTAGACGTTATCACATGTAACCTTCTATTCTAAGGGATTTTTTTAGGGAAATTTTTAATTACATAAAATACTAAGGTATAGGCTTTAAAAGAGCGGGGAATCATAAGCATATGGGAGGTGAGTAATTTTGTTTAACAATAAAAAAGGTTTAGGTTTAGATGATTTTCCAGAAGAAGTACAAGATGTCATTAAGGATGGTAAAAAACATGGTGTTACCGATGAAATGATGTCTAAAGGTATGGTGAGTATAGGTAATATGATGGCTAAATTTGTTAAGCCTGATTCACCAGAAGAAGCGTTAATTAAAGAAATGTGGCAAGTAGCAGATGATGAAGAAAAATCTACTATGGCTAATTTAGTCTTAAAGGTTGGCAAAGACAAATAAAAATGGTAAAATCCGGAATATAGCTTCCGGATTTTTTCTTAATAATAACGTTCTAGGGCAATGATTATTATACCAATAAAGAGCAGTATATTACCTGGCCAATTTAATTTTAAGTACATTTTTTTTCTTTTTTCGAGAGGTAATTCTTTATTAACAGATAAATAATAAAGACCAGATGTTTTAACGATGACACCTACTAAAATTAATGCATACGCGATAGTTTGAATTTTCATAAATACACCTCTTCTTAATTTACTATCTTAAATTATATATGATAAATAAGTTTTTGGAATAAGAAATAAGTAATATTGAATATATTCATAAGGTTAGAAATTTTTAAAGGAGGTATAACGTATGCGTAGAAGCTTTTTTATAGTTATAAATCTCAATCTCAGGTTATTATTAACCTTTTCAATATTTTTAATTTTAATAATGTTCCTAGGATTTTCAAATCCTGCTTTAAGAGCATTTAGTAACGATGCTAGGGATACTTTAATCGTAATAGATCCTGGGCATGGTGGGATAGATGGAGGAGCTGTTCATGGCACAGAAATGGAAAAGAATATCAACTTAGATTTTTCCTTGAAATTATATGAAGAGTTAAAGGATGATAAATTTAATGTGGTAATGACTAGAGATAGTGATGTCTCTTTAGAAGATAAAAGCGAAATAACGGCTTCAAGATATTTAATGGACTTAAATGGAAGAAAAAGTATTATTAATAATAGTAATGCCAAGGTTTTTGTTAGCATACATAGTGATGCCCAGCCTCTTAATCTTGATAAGCGGGGAGTTACTATATTTTATTATCCTACATCAGTTGAAAGTAAAAATGTTGCTGAAGAAATTGCCCAAAATATTGATGAAGTAGTTTATAAAAAAATGCTAAAAAACCCAGAATTAAAATCCACAGTTATACCTCGTAATTTATATGTACTAAGGGAATCAAGTGTTCCAGGGGTACTGATAGAAGTAGGTTTTTTAACAAATGCTGAAGATAAAAAGCTATTAGTAGATAGTAAATATCAAGAAAAAATGGCTCTAGCAATAAAAAAAGGTTTAATAGAGTATCTAAAGACAAATTAAAGAAAATTAAATCCGAGATAATTCGATATGCTCCCTTTATAGTAGACAGTTATATTATTTTAACTGACTACTATAAGGGGAGTTTTTATATGTAAAGTATAAGTCTAAAATTTTTGCTCATAATAATAGTGGAAGGGGTGAAAAGCAATGTTAACTATAGTTGTAAGAACTCTGATTATATATTTTACACTTTTAGTATTTATGAGAATTATGGGTAAAAGAGAAATTGGTCAATTATCAGCGATTGATTTTGTAGTAGCAATTGCTATTGCAGAGTTAGGCGCTATTCCTATGGAGGATCCAAATATCCCTTTATTAAGAGGCTTAATACCTATTGCTCTTTTAGCTACCTTTCAGATTAGTTTATCCTTACTTTGTCTTAAAAATAATTTATTTCGTAAGGTTATTTATGGTAAACCAAATATATTGATATCCAATGGAATTATCAAACAAAAAGAAATGAAGTCCGCAAGGTATAATATTGATGACTTACTGACACAACTTCGTGAAAAAAGTGTATTTAATGTTGCTGATGTTGAGTATGCTATTTTAGAAACCTCAGGTCAGTTAACAGTTTCTTTAAAGCCTGAAAAGCGTGCACTATGCCCTGAAGATATGAAAATGAATATGGATTTTGAAGGAATTCCTACTACATTAGTTGATGATGGAGAAGTAAATTATCAAGCTTTAGGTCACTTGGGTAAAGATATGGATTGGTTACAGCAAGAAATTATTAAACGAAATATAGACGGTTTACAAAACGTATTTTTTGCTAATATAACTCCTAAAGGAAGTGTTTATATGGTGGAAAGGGAAGAAAAAAGAAAGGCTAAAAATAAAACTAGCAAAACAAGTTAACTCTAAAAAAAAATAAAGTTAAATACATAAAAGGGAAAATATGTATTATGTAGAATATATAAGATAGGACAAGGAGGGGTATATTTTGAAAAGAAAAACATTATTATTTGTAATTTTGGTTTTAACAGCTATAACAGTTGGATGTGCTAGTAATGCACAAGTAACAGAGGTAGCAGTAAGTAAAGAAGAAATTATTCAAATGCCTGAGCCTATCTTAAAGGAACTAGAGGAATTAAAGAGTAAAGAAACTTACCAAGCCTTTGACATGGGAGGAGAAATCCTTTTATTTGTTTCTTTAGGAGAAAAGCAAAGTGATGGGTATGAAGTAAAATTAGAACGAGCAGGCATTAAGGATGACAAATTATATGTACAGGTTAATAAAAAGGAACCTACTAGTAAACCAGAAGCAGAGGTAGTTACATATCCTACAGCTTTAGGCAAGGTTAGTGGCGAT includes the following:
- a CDS encoding shikimate dehydrogenase; protein product: MVINGKTKLIGVLGDPIEHSFSPFMHNTVYEKLGLNYAYLPLKVEKEQLGQAIEGLRALGFIGVNVTIPHKENIMQYLKEVSKEAELMGAVNTIVLTKGGYIGENTDGKGFLKSLKEEGFDPKNKKVIVLGAGGAARAVAVSLALEGVDQVCIINRTREKGEKIAQIITEKIGVNCTVHNYDDKLDNIFKQANLIVNTTSLGMHPDVDKMPPLNPTLFSSNHLVVDLIYNPEETKLLKLAKQQNAKTLNGLGMLIYQGEYAFKMWIPEEEVDFKKILDI
- a CDS encoding N-acetylmuramoyl-L-alanine amidase family protein; amino-acid sequence: MRRSFFIVINLNLRLLLTFSIFLILIMFLGFSNPALRAFSNDARDTLIVIDPGHGGIDGGAVHGTEMEKNINLDFSLKLYEELKDDKFNVVMTRDSDVSLEDKSEITASRYLMDLNGRKSIINNSNAKVFVSIHSDAQPLNLDKRGVTIFYYPTSVESKNVAEEIAQNIDEVVYKKMLKNPELKSTVIPRNLYVLRESSVPGVLIEVGFLTNAEDKKLLVDSKYQEKMALAIKKGLIEYLKTN
- a CDS encoding DUF421 domain-containing protein, which codes for MLTIVVRTLIIYFTLLVFMRIMGKREIGQLSAIDFVVAIAIAELGAIPMEDPNIPLLRGLIPIALLATFQISLSLLCLKNNLFRKVIYGKPNILISNGIIKQKEMKSARYNIDDLLTQLREKSVFNVADVEYAILETSGQLTVSLKPEKRALCPEDMKMNMDFEGIPTTLVDDGEVNYQALGHLGKDMDWLQQEIIKRNIDGLQNVFFANITPKGSVYMVEREEKRKAKNKTSKTS
- the aroC gene encoding chorismate synthase, whose product is MLRYLTSGESHGKALVAIVEGFPAGFEISEEYINKQLKKRQGGHGRGGRMAIETDKVQIIAGVRDGKSMGSPITLMIENKDWENWQNIMQAAKGAHIEERKVTKPRPGHADLTGTIKYNHKDVRNVLERASARETAIRVAVGALAECILQHFEIDVFGHVVKIATVDAKVNYENLNEELYNTPLYCTDEVATGEMIKIIDEAKNNGDSLGGIVEVVAKNVPKGLGSYVHWDRKLDARLAYAVMSIQAIKAVELGAGFNSANLSGSELHDEIYFSGEKGFYHETNNSGGIEGGMSNGEPIILRAAMKPIPTLYKPLKSVDYFTKEQYEASVERSDSCAVSAAAIVAQSVVSLEIANSFLEKFAGDNLQEIEGNYENYVNYLAEINEVSR
- the aroB gene encoding 3-dehydroquinate synthase, which translates into the protein MEQIKVDLQERSYPIYLGENIIPKLARDLATKYEGRQIIIVSNDEIFTYYGKELLDELTSCDIITEIIPTGEEYKTFHMAEQILSKMIRARFNRDALLIALGGGVVGDLAGFVASIYQRGIDFIQIPTTLLATVDSSVGGKVAVNHTLGKNLIGSFYQPKEVWIDVKVLHTLPEREWKAGLAEVIKYGVIWDKELYEFLEENSTDLTKDNLNLAQKIISRSCRIKAEVVSKDEREENLRAILNFGHTFGHALESATGYNYYRHGEAVAIGMVMAGKLALEIGMWNINEYQKLKNLLVKVGLPIDFPSEISREQIYTNLFLDKKIKDKKLIFILPQSLGQVEIVKNVNIEIVKELIQKFRA
- a CDS encoding DUF3243 family protein, which gives rise to MFNNKKGLGLDDFPEEVQDVIKDGKKHGVTDEMMSKGMVSIGNMMAKFVKPDSPEEALIKEMWQVADDEEKSTMANLVLKVGKDK